The Euzebya rosea region CCCCCGGCGCTCGGCGTGGGCGCCCACGATTGGCGTCCCCCGGCGCTCGGCGTGGGCGCCCACGATTGGCGTCCCCCTACGATTGTCGCGGCGGGTGCACCGGTGCACCGCTGACCACAATCGTCGCCGGAAGCCAGGTTCGGCGTGTGACGCCTCGGACAGCTGCGGTCGCCGCGCGTCGTCACGCGAGGCAAGCGGCTGCTCCCCCCGAGACGAGAGCGGGCATGGCTCCAGGGGTGGTCAGACCCGGCTGCGGCCGACCGCACGCCTGGGTTCCCCTCGGATCGACAACGGGCGTCGGTTGTGCACAGATGGGTCCGTTCGGGTCACATCGTCGCGCGTGTCGGGTTGTTGCCCACTTCAGACCGCCTTGGATGACAGTGTCCAACACCAGCCACGAAGCGGAGACGATCACCACTGACGAACCGTCAGAAATGCCGTTTGAGCTGGGGAAACACCCGATCCAAGACCGTCGATCCGGTATACTCGAACACACGATCGAGACAGGTGAGAGGTGGGTTCTGGGGTATGGGGTCAGGGGTGGTGGAAGCGGGTGAGGTGACCGAGCTGGTCACCCACCTCCATGCCCTTGCCTCCCGGTTCGACCCCGATGCCATCCCCGACCCCGACATCGCCGGACTGGTTGCCGACCTGGGTCGTGCCGGCCGGATCGTTGATGGGATGCTCACCAGGGCGGCCCGCCGGACCACCGAGGCCGACGCCCACCACACAGCAGGGGCCAAGGACGCGGTGACGTTGATCGCCACCGCCACTGGCACCACCCCTGCCGCGGCAAGGAAGATGCTGAAGACGTCCGCGCAGCTGGTCGACCAGCCGGAGGTGGACCGGGCCGTGACCGACGGGACCCTCTCCACCGACCAGGCGGTCGTGGTGTCCGAAACCGTCGCTGATGCGCCCGATCGTGCTGGTGAGCTGATCGTGGATGCGGCCTCGCAGTCGTTGCCGGAGCTGCGGAAGAGGGCCCGTGACATCCGTACCGCTGCTGATCCGGATCGGGAAGCGACCCGCCGTCGGCATCTGGCGCGGCGGGCGTTTCGGTCGTGGACGGAGACCGATGGCGAGTGGAAGGCGTTCCTGCAGGCCCCCGGTGACCTGGGTGCCCGGATCGAGGCGGCACTACGGGGCGAGCACGATGCGGTGTTTCGTGCCGCCCACGCCGCCGGCCGTCGGGAGGACGATGCCTGCTACCGCTTCGACGCCCTCCTCAACCTGCTCGACCACCCCACCCGTGACCTGACCGGCATCGTGGGGTCTCCGGCCGGCTCGACCGCCATCGGGCCGCCGTCTGAGCAGTCAGAGGGCGGCAGGACTGGCGACAGCCAAACGGCCGCCACGAACGCGCCGATCCAGTCAACGCTCCTCGACGCCCCTGGCACCAGCGACACCGACTCCAACGCCCCCGGCAGTACCGACTTCAACGGCGACCGCGACCGCAGCACCACCCCCAACGGCGACCGTGCCGGCAGCACCGACCCGGCCAACGGCGACCACACCGGCAGCACCGACCCGCCCAACGGCGACCACGCAGGCAGCACCAACCCCAACGGCGACCGTGTCGGCAGCACCGACCCGAGCACCGGGGACCACGCCCGCAACACCGACCCGGCCAACGGCGAACGGGCCGGCAGCACCGGCGCAAGCGTCAACGTTGCCGGCGGCGCCGATAGCACGCACCCTCCCGGCGGCACGGAGCCGAGCGGCACCACCACGGGCAGGCCGCCGCCCGGCCTCAAGACCGACGGGCCGGAGCCAAACGACCGGAATGCTGACAACCCGAACCCGAACGACAACGGATCCGGCCGAACCGACCGGACCGATACCGCGGCGGACAGCTCGGAGCCGATCCCTTCTGATCACGGTGGCGGACGGGGCGGCCATCCGGCGCCGCAGCGACATCGGCCCTCCGGCAGGCAGACCAAGGTGATCATCCGCGTCGACGGCTCAGCGCTCGTCCGCGGCGAACTCGCCGACGGCGAGGTCTGCGAGATCGCCGGCATCGGCCCCGTCGCACTCTCCGCAGTCCGCGAACAGATGCTGGACGCCCACATCGCCTACGTCATCACCAACGCCACCGACGTCACCGTCGCCCACCTCGGACGACAGGTCACCGCACGGCAACGCACCGCACTGGAAGCCCGCGGCTACCAGTGCGAAGTACCCGGCTGCACCGCCGACCATCTCCTGGAGATCGACCACATCACCGGATGGGCCATCACCCGAACCACGAAGCTGTCAGACCTCGCCTGGCTCTGCACGGCCCATCATCGGGACAAGACCAGACGCAACCACCAGCTCCACGGCCCACCCGGCCAACGCATCTGGACCACCGACACAGGCGTGGAGATCAGCCGCGACCCACCCCTCGCCGCCTGACCCCGCACGCGGGCCACCTTCGCCAGCGACTCCCCCCGTCCATCACAACGCGACCACAGATCGCGGTCCAGCGATGGGGACCCGGATCAGGGCGGGCCCGAACCACCCTGTTGTCGCTGCGAGGTGCGACCAAGGGCACCGGTCGAGGTTCCCCCGCCGACATCGCCTGACTCGGATGCGCCCAACCACACCCCGCCGTTGTCGCCACGAGGTGCGACCGGGGCATCTCGAGTTCAGGCGGGATCCACGCGCGGAGCGCACGAACCCGGTAGAACCCGACCCCCACGGTTGTCGCCACGAGGTGCGACCAACCCCACACCCATCGACCCAGCCGAGACCCGTCCGAGGAGGCGACATGCGAACGCGGCCCAGCGCACCCGTGGTGCCAGCGACCCCCCGACTCGTCCGGATCGTGGGCCTCTTGGTGGTCGTGGCCCTGCTCGGTGCCTGCTCTGGGCAGTCCGCGACGGACCGGGCGGTCGATGTTGCACTGGCACACGCAGGGATCGACGGCACGGGGGTGTTGATCGGCTCGTCCGCGGGCCAGGACGGTGTGGTTGATGTCCAGATCGTCCGTGACATCGCTGACCAGGACGACTCCGTCCGCACGCTGCGTCGCATCATCGTCGTGGACGCGGACGGCAGGGTCGTCGATGACCGCAGCGATCACGCCTGCCAGCCCGGAAGGGGCCACCAGGACTTCTCCACCGAGCCGTGCCTGTGAAGGCGCCCGGCCCGTGCCGTCCGACCGGGACGCGCCTAGCGCTGGCGGCGGCGGTGCCAGATGACTGCGCCCACCGCGCCGATCATCACGACGAACGCCACGACGCGCAGGCTCCGAGGCAGGAACGGGCCGGCGATGGTCACGGCCAGCAGGGGGGCCAGGACGACGATGATCAGCACCCGCAGGTCACGGAAGCGCTGCATGACCAGCGGTGGTCCGTCGTGCACGTCGTCGGGATCCCGATGCACCGGGCCGTCGGCTCGGCCGATGGCCACGCGCGGGGCGGGGGCTGCCGCGATCTCGTCGGCGATCTCCTCCATCCGGGAGCCCATCTCGCGCATGGCGGCGTTGCGCTGCCCGTCGGGCACGCGCACGACAGTGTCGCCGTACTCGTCGGGTTCGGCGTCCTGCCACGCAGGTATGCCGGCACGGGACAGCACAGCCACGACCGCGTCAGCCGTGGCCCGGTCGAACGATGTCAGCGCGATGCCTTCGCGTTGCGGTGATTCCACGTCTCGCCCCTGGATGGCCAGCCACGTATGCTAGCCACCCATCGAGCCGGGCGCGGCCTGGCGCTGGAGGCACGAGTTGACAGGGCGTGAGCGGACACCGCTGCTGTACAAGATGATCCATACGGTCCTGCCGCCGATCCTGACGGCGATCTACCGGCCGTGGATCGAGGGGGCAGAGCACATCCCGACGGAGGGGCCGGCGATCCTGGCCTCCAACCACCTGTCCTTCCTCGACCACTTCTTCCTGCCTGCCTACGTCGACCGACCGATCTTCTTCCTCGGCAAGTCCGACTACTTCTCCGGCTGGCAGCGGTACTTCTTCGAGAACGTCGGCGTCATGCCGGTCAACCGCGAGGGCGGCGACGCCGGCGAGGCCTCGCTCCGCAAGGGCATGGAGATCCTCGAGGCGGGCAAGCTGCTCGGCATCTACCCCGAGGGCACCCGCACCCCCGATGGACGCCTGTACCGCGGCAAGACCGGCCCCGTCCGCCTCAGCCTCCGCAGCGGCGTTCCGATCATCCCCGTGGCCATGATCGGTGTCTTCGAGATCCTGCCGCCGGGCGCGAAGTTCCCCCGCTTCGGCGGTCGGGTCGGCATCAAGGTCGGTGCGCCGCTGGACTTCTCCCGCTACGCCGGCAAGGACGACGACCGCTTCGCGCTCCGGTCGGCCACCGACGAGCTGATGTACGAGCTGATGTTGCTCAGCGGCCAGGAGTACGTCGACGAGTACGCGGCGGCGGTCAAGAAGGGCGAGGTCGACATCGGCTCGGGGGACCTGGCCGAGCTCGGCCGGCAGATGGACGAGGAGAAGCGGGACCGGGCCGCCTGAGCACGGGCTGGGTTCGGACCCCGACGTCCACGCGCTCGAGGGGTCCGGGCATGACCGGATGCCCGCGGCGGATCAGCCGGCGAAGCCGTTGCGGGCGGCCAGCAGGGCGCTGGCGAACGACGACAGCTCACCGGTGCGTTCGGGACCGACCGTGAAGCTCAGGCTGGTCGGCTGGATGGCGACGGCGTAGGAGAACACGTCTGGGTCCTCGATGCTGACGGGATCGGCATGTCCGGTGTGCCCCGGCGTGTTCAGCATGACCGCAAGCGACACGTCGAGCTGGGTGCCGTCCGGGTGGCTGGCCGACGACAGCTGCGTGCCGACGATCGTGTCCAGCGGATGGGCCGACACCGTCGTCTCGAACGTCGTGTCGACCGACTCGGGGCCCCGGTCGAAGTGTTCCTCCGACACGATCACCGAGTGCAGGTGATCGGCCCCCAGCAGCCACATGACGATGTCGAGGTGGATGTGCCCCGCATCGCACAGGTCGCTGGCCATGCTCAGCAGGTGCAACGCCACCGGCTCGTCGGGCAGCAGCTCGGCCAGGTGGTCGGGCAGCCAGTCCAGCGTAGGACGATGAGCGGCCAGCGCGCCGGTCAGCTCGAAGTCCCAGGCATGTCGTTGTGTCACGTGTCGTTGTCCTCGTCGTCCGTCGCCCAGGCGCAGGATCGTGCCACAGCCTGACGCCAGCGACCGTACCGCTGGTCCCGCTCGACGGGGTCCATCCCGGGCGTGAAGCGGGCGTCCAGCTGCCACACGTCGGCCAGCTCCTCGGTGGACCCCCAGACCCCGGCTCCGAGCCCTGCCGCGAAGGCCGCGCCGAGCGCGGTGGTCTCCCGCACCCTGGGCCGCAGGACGTCCACGCCGAGCATGTCGGCCTGGAAGCTGCACAGCAGGTCCATCGCCGACGCCCCGCCGTCGACCCGCAGCTCACCGAGCTCGAGGCCCGAGTCGGCCTCCATGGCGTCGATGACGTCCTTGGTCTGGAACGCCATCGCCTCCACGGTCGCCCGAGCCAGGTGGGCGGCCGTCGTGCCGCGGGTCAGGCCGACGATCGTGCCGCGGGCGTAGGGATCCCAGTGCGGGGCCCCGAGGCCCGTGAAGGCCGGCACCAGGTACACGTCGTCGGTGTCGGGCACCGTCCGTGCGAGCGGTTCGGTCTCCGCGGCCGTCTCGATGATGCCGAGCCCGTCGCGGAGCCACTGCACCGCCGCACCCGTCACGAAGATCGATCCCTCCAGCACGTAGCAGGGCCCGTCGCCGAGGTCCCACGCCACCGAGGACAGCAGGCGCCCCGATGTCGGCCGCTGCGTGCCCGTGTTGAGCAGCACGAAGGATCCGGTGCCGTAGGTGTTCTTCGACATGCCGGGGGTCCAGCACCCCTGGCCGAACAGCGCCGACTGCTGGTCGCCCAGCACCCCGGTGATGGGCACCTCGGCCCCGAAGAACGCCTCCGGATCGGTGGTCCCGAAGTGGCCGACGCTCGGCTTCAGCTCGGGCAGCACCGACATGGGGACGCGCAGCAGCTCGGCCATCCGCGGGCTCCACTCCGCCCGGTCGATGTCGTAGAGCATCGTGCGACAGGCGTTGGAGGGTTCGGTGACGTGTGACGCCCCGCCGGTCAGCTGGTTGATCACCCATGTGTCGACCGTGCCGAACGCCAGCCGTCCCTCCTCGGCCATCGCCCGGGCGCCCTCCACCCGGTCCAGCAGCCACGCGATCTTGGTCCCCGAGAAGTAGGCGTCGACGACGAGCCCGGTCGTGTCCCGGATCGCCGCGTCGTGCCCGGCCTCGCGGAGCCGGTCGCACACGCCCGCCGTGCGGCGGTCCTGCCACACGATGCCGTTGTGGATCGGCCGGCCGGTCTCGCGGTCCCACAGCAGCGTCGTCTCGCGCTGGTTGGTGATGCCGATGGCGGCCAGGTCGGCTGCGTCGACGCCGCCAGCGGCCAGCGCCTCGCCGCAGGCGGTGCGCAGCGCCACCATGATCTCGTCGCCGTCGTGCTCGACCCAGCCGGGCCGCGGGAAGTGCTGCGGGAACTCCGCGTAGCCTCGCCCGGTCAACGCCCCTCGTTCGTCGACGAGCAGGGCAGTGACACCGGTCGTGCCGGCGTCGATGGTCATGATCGTGGCCACGTGTTCGGCTCCCTGTCGCGGAGATGTCAGTGGGGGTTGTCTAGCATGCGCGCGGTGACCAGACGCATCGGCATACTCACCGGCGGGGGCGACTGCCCCGGACTGAACGCGGTCATCCGCGCCGTCGTACGACGGGCGGAGCACTTCGATGTCTCCGTCTTCGGTTTCCGCAACGGCTGGCGGGGGGTGCTCGACTCGACCGTCGAACGCCTCGACCGTCGGTCCACCCAGGGCATCCTCCTGCGGGGCGGGACGGTGCTGGGCACCAGCCGCACCAACCCGATCAGCGAACCCGACGGGGTGGCGCGGATCACCGAGACGCTGGAGGTCCACGAGCTGGACGGCCTGGTGGTCGTCGGGGGCGAGGGCACCCTGTCGGCCTCGCGCGTGCTGAACGAGGAGCACGGCGTGCCGATCATCGGCGTGCCCAAGACGATCGACAATGACCTCGGGGGCACCGACTTCACCATCGGGTTCTCCACCGCCGTCGACGTCGCCACCGACGCCGTGGACCGGCTGCACTCCACGGCGGAGAGCCACAACCGCATCATGGTGCTGGAGCTGATGGGCCGTCACGTCGGGTGGATCGCCACCTACGCCGGACTCGCCGGCGGTGCCGACGCCATCCTCGTGCCCGAGCGGGCGTTCGACATCAACAAGGTCTGCCGGCACCTCAAGCGTCGCCATGGCATGGGCCGCTCGTTCTCGATCGTGGTCGTCGCCGAGGGTGCCGTCCCCGCCGAGGGCACCATGGCGCTGCCCGACTACGACACCGACGACTTCGGCCGCCCGGTCCTGGGTGGCATCGCCAACATCATCGGGCCGGAGATCGAACGCCAGACGGGGTTCGAGACGCGTGTCACCGTCCTCGGCCACGTCCAGCGGGGCGGACGGCCCAACGCCACCGACCGGGTGCTCGGCAGCTCGCTCGGAAAGGCGGCGATGGACCACGCCGCCGCGGGGAACTGGGGGATCATGGTCGGGCAGGACGGCGCCCACGTCACCACGGCGTCCCTGGGCGAGGCCACTCGCGAGCTGAAGACCGTCCCCTCGGAGATGTTCGAGACGGCGCGGGTGTTCTTCGGATGAGCGCCAACGCTCCCCGCCATGCCGACGGGCTGGTCGACCTCCGCTCCGACACCGTCACCCGTCCGGACGAGGCGATGCGACGTGCGATGGCCCGGGCCGAGGTCGGCGACGACGTCTACGGGGAGGACCCGACCGTCCGACGGCTGGAGGAGACCGCCGCCGGGTTGTTCGGCAAGGACGCCGGCCTGCTGTGTCCCTCCGGAGTGCAGTGCAACCTCGTCGGGCTGCTCAGCCTGGCCACCCGTGGCACGGAGGTGCTGGTCGAGGCCGACGCCCACCTCGTCAACTACGAGGCCGGCGCCGGGGCGATGTTCGCCGGCGTGCAGTTCCGCACCGTGCAGGCCCCCAACGGCCTGTTCGACGCCGACCTCGTCGCTGCCCACATCCGGCCCGACCACTTCCCGCTGACCGCCACGTCGTTGGTCGCCATCGAGCAGACCCACAACCGTCGTGGCGGTACCGCCTACACCCCCGAGGCGCTGGCGGCCATCGGCACGACGGTGCGCGACGCGGGCCTGCCCCTGTACATGGACGGCGCCCGGGTCTTCAACGCCGTGGAGGCCACCGGCTCGACCACCCAGGAGCAGGGCCAGCACGTCACCGCCCTGTCGTTCTGCCTGTCCAAGGCGCTGGGCGCCCCCGTCGGCTCGGTGTTCGTCGGCCCGGCCGACGTCGTGGACGCCGCACGCAGCTGGCGGCGACGGCTCGGCGGGGCGATGCGCCAGTCCGGCGTGATCGCCGCCGCAGGCCTGGTCGCCCTCCAGCAGGGCCCCGGTCGCCTCGCGCGGGACCACGAGCACGCCCGCATGCTCCACGACGCCGCCCGGGCGGTGCTCCCCGAGGACCATCCGATCGCCGAGCCCGCCAGCAACATCGTCTACATCGACGGCGTCGACGCCCCCGCGGTCGTGGCGGCCCTGCGCGAACGCGGCATCCTCGCAGGGAGCATGGACCCCACCACGCTGCGGATGGTCACCCACCGGGACGTGGACACCGTCGGCATCACCCGTGCGGCCGACGCGCTCAAGACCGTCCTGGCCAGCCAGCCCGCAGGAGGCATCCCGACATGAGCAGCCCGAACGCCCACCGGCTTCCGCCCGGCCAGTACGAGGCCCGCGGCTGGCCCGTCCTGCACTTCGGGGCCCCGCCGGCGGTCAACGCCGACACCTGGACGGTCTCCGGTTCCGGTGCCGTGGAGAACCCGACCACGTGGACGCTGGACCAGTTCAGGGCCCTGCCGCGGACCACGCTCACCGCCGACTTCCACTGCGTGACCAAGTTCAGCGTCTTCGACAACGAATGGCACGGGGTCGCCGCCCGCACCGTCCTTGCCGAGCTGCGCCCGACCGCGGAGGCGTCCCATGTGATGCTCCACGGCGCCGAGGGGTACACCACCAACGTGCCGCTGGACGCCCTGCTCGACGACGACGTGCTGTTCGCGTGGCGGCGCAACGGCGAGGACCTGAGCGTCGAGCACGGCTGGCCGCTGCGGCTGATCCTGCCCAAGCGGTATGCATGGAAGTCCGCCAAGTGGGTGAACGGGATCGAGGTCATGGCGGGGGACCGTCGCGGCTTCTGGGAGGAACGCGGCTACCACAACGACGCCGACCCCTTCACCGAGCAGCGCTACTCCTACCAGGAGGCATAGGGCCGTGCGCGTCCTCGTCGTCGATGACGAACCCGACATCCGGTTCATCATCGGAACCAGCCTCCAGCGCTGGGGGTACGAGACCGACGAGGCCAGCAACGCGGAGGAGGCCTACGCGATCTGTCGTGATGCGCCGCCCGACATCATGCTGCTGGACGTCTCCATGCCCGGTGAGACCGGCATCGAGCTGCTCGACCGGTTGCGGGCCGACGACCTGGTCCCCGGTCCCGTCGCGTTGTTGTCCGCAGCCTTTCCCGGACAGCTCGCCGGCGTGGCCGCCGACCACGGCGTCGTGCACCTGCCCAAGCCGTTCGGGCTGGAGGACCTCGAGGAGCTGGT contains the following coding sequences:
- a CDS encoding HNH endonuclease signature motif containing protein; amino-acid sequence: MGSGVVEAGEVTELVTHLHALASRFDPDAIPDPDIAGLVADLGRAGRIVDGMLTRAARRTTEADAHHTAGAKDAVTLIATATGTTPAAARKMLKTSAQLVDQPEVDRAVTDGTLSTDQAVVVSETVADAPDRAGELIVDAASQSLPELRKRARDIRTAADPDREATRRRHLARRAFRSWTETDGEWKAFLQAPGDLGARIEAALRGEHDAVFRAAHAAGRREDDACYRFDALLNLLDHPTRDLTGIVGSPAGSTAIGPPSEQSEGGRTGDSQTAATNAPIQSTLLDAPGTSDTDSNAPGSTDFNGDRDRSTTPNGDRAGSTDPANGDHTGSTDPPNGDHAGSTNPNGDRVGSTDPSTGDHARNTDPANGERAGSTGASVNVAGGADSTHPPGGTEPSGTTTGRPPPGLKTDGPEPNDRNADNPNPNDNGSGRTDRTDTAADSSEPIPSDHGGGRGGHPAPQRHRPSGRQTKVIIRVDGSALVRGELADGEVCEIAGIGPVALSAVREQMLDAHIAYVITNATDVTVAHLGRQVTARQRTALEARGYQCEVPGCTADHLLEIDHITGWAITRTTKLSDLAWLCTAHHRDKTRRNHQLHGPPGQRIWTTDTGVEISRDPPLAA
- a CDS encoding lysophospholipid acyltransferase family protein, with product MLYKMIHTVLPPILTAIYRPWIEGAEHIPTEGPAILASNHLSFLDHFFLPAYVDRPIFFLGKSDYFSGWQRYFFENVGVMPVNREGGDAGEASLRKGMEILEAGKLLGIYPEGTRTPDGRLYRGKTGPVRLSLRSGVPIIPVAMIGVFEILPPGAKFPRFGGRVGIKVGAPLDFSRYAGKDDDRFALRSATDELMYELMLLSGQEYVDEYAAAVKKGEVDIGSGDLAELGRQMDEEKRDRAA
- the glpK gene encoding glycerol kinase GlpK, which translates into the protein MTIDAGTTGVTALLVDERGALTGRGYAEFPQHFPRPGWVEHDGDEIMVALRTACGEALAAGGVDAADLAAIGITNQRETTLLWDRETGRPIHNGIVWQDRRTAGVCDRLREAGHDAAIRDTTGLVVDAYFSGTKIAWLLDRVEGARAMAEEGRLAFGTVDTWVINQLTGGASHVTEPSNACRTMLYDIDRAEWSPRMAELLRVPMSVLPELKPSVGHFGTTDPEAFFGAEVPITGVLGDQQSALFGQGCWTPGMSKNTYGTGSFVLLNTGTQRPTSGRLLSSVAWDLGDGPCYVLEGSIFVTGAAVQWLRDGLGIIETAAETEPLARTVPDTDDVYLVPAFTGLGAPHWDPYARGTIVGLTRGTTAAHLARATVEAMAFQTKDVIDAMEADSGLELGELRVDGGASAMDLLCSFQADMLGVDVLRPRVRETTALGAAFAAGLGAGVWGSTEELADVWQLDARFTPGMDPVERDQRYGRWRQAVARSCAWATDDEDNDT
- a CDS encoding 6-phosphofructokinase, which encodes MTRRIGILTGGGDCPGLNAVIRAVVRRAEHFDVSVFGFRNGWRGVLDSTVERLDRRSTQGILLRGGTVLGTSRTNPISEPDGVARITETLEVHELDGLVVVGGEGTLSASRVLNEEHGVPIIGVPKTIDNDLGGTDFTIGFSTAVDVATDAVDRLHSTAESHNRIMVLELMGRHVGWIATYAGLAGGADAILVPERAFDINKVCRHLKRRHGMGRSFSIVVVAEGAVPAEGTMALPDYDTDDFGRPVLGGIANIIGPEIERQTGFETRVTVLGHVQRGGRPNATDRVLGSSLGKAAMDHAAAGNWGIMVGQDGAHVTTASLGEATRELKTVPSEMFETARVFFG
- a CDS encoding threonine aldolase family protein, with amino-acid sequence MSANAPRHADGLVDLRSDTVTRPDEAMRRAMARAEVGDDVYGEDPTVRRLEETAAGLFGKDAGLLCPSGVQCNLVGLLSLATRGTEVLVEADAHLVNYEAGAGAMFAGVQFRTVQAPNGLFDADLVAAHIRPDHFPLTATSLVAIEQTHNRRGGTAYTPEALAAIGTTVRDAGLPLYMDGARVFNAVEATGSTTQEQGQHVTALSFCLSKALGAPVGSVFVGPADVVDAARSWRRRLGGAMRQSGVIAAAGLVALQQGPGRLARDHEHARMLHDAARAVLPEDHPIAEPASNIVYIDGVDAPAVVAALRERGILAGSMDPTTLRMVTHRDVDTVGITRAADALKTVLASQPAGGIPT
- a CDS encoding molybdopterin-dependent oxidoreductase, with amino-acid sequence MSSPNAHRLPPGQYEARGWPVLHFGAPPAVNADTWTVSGSGAVENPTTWTLDQFRALPRTTLTADFHCVTKFSVFDNEWHGVAARTVLAELRPTAEASHVMLHGAEGYTTNVPLDALLDDDVLFAWRRNGEDLSVEHGWPLRLILPKRYAWKSAKWVNGIEVMAGDRRGFWEERGYHNDADPFTEQRYSYQEA
- a CDS encoding response regulator, giving the protein MRVLVVDDEPDIRFIIGTSLQRWGYETDEASNAEEAYAICRDAPPDIMLLDVSMPGETGIELLDRLRADDLVPGPVALLSAAFPGQLAGVAADHGVVHLPKPFGLEDLEELVADLASRVTG